A genomic window from Flavobacterium phycosphaerae includes:
- a CDS encoding sterol desaturase family protein, producing MYIHIIVFILTFCIMEFMAWFSHKYVMHGFLWHLHADHHKKDHDSWFERNDAFFIFYAVISIGFFLLWQNNILQIGLAIGLGIFAYGLAYFTVHDIFIHQRFKLFRNANNRYAKAVRRAHKMHHKHIGKEDGECFGMLIVPFKYFKK from the coding sequence ATGTACATCCATATCATAGTTTTTATCCTTACTTTTTGCATCATGGAATTCATGGCATGGTTCAGTCACAAATACGTAATGCACGGTTTCTTATGGCATTTGCATGCTGATCATCACAAAAAAGACCACGATTCATGGTTTGAGCGCAATGATGCTTTCTTTATTTTTTATGCCGTAATAAGTATTGGTTTCTTTTTGTTGTGGCAAAATAATATACTCCAAATAGGTTTAGCTATCGGACTTGGCATTTTTGCTTATGGTTTGGCGTATTTTACCGTTCATGACATTTTTATTCATCAGCGTTTTAAATTATTCCGTAATGCTAACAACCGTTACGCAAAGGCCGTTAGAAGGGCACATAAAATGCATCACAAGCATATAGGAAAAGAAGATGGCGAATGTTTTGGTATGTTAATTGTTCCGTTTAAATACTTTAAAAAATAA
- a CDS encoding phytoene/squalene synthase family protein, which translates to MKSIFDTVSFECSRNVTKSYSTSFSAAVKMLAPSIRQDIYNIYGFVRFADEIVDTFHDYNKEALFEMFEKDLASALENKISLNPILNSFQHTVHKYHIPQTMIDAFMKSMRLDLHKTNYHSFAEYQDYIYGSADVVGLMCLKVFVNGDTKKFDELEQAAMRLGSAFQKVNFLRDLKADFEDLNRSYFPNADLSRLDECSKNAIIKEIEADFEAGFQGIVKLPLEAKFGVYTAYVYYKKLLSKLKKTPSMEIKNTRIRVPDYEKFGLLAKCYVNYRLNLI; encoded by the coding sequence ATGAAATCAATTTTTGACACCGTATCGTTTGAATGCAGCCGAAATGTGACTAAATCATACAGCACCTCTTTCTCGGCAGCTGTAAAAATGCTGGCCCCAAGCATTCGTCAGGATATTTACAATATTTATGGATTTGTTCGCTTTGCCGATGAAATTGTAGATACCTTTCACGACTATAATAAAGAAGCTTTATTTGAAATGTTTGAAAAAGATTTAGCAAGCGCTTTGGAAAACAAAATCAGTTTAAATCCGATCTTAAACTCTTTTCAGCATACCGTTCATAAATACCATATTCCACAAACTATGATAGACGCCTTCATGAAAAGTATGCGATTGGATTTACATAAAACAAATTACCATTCGTTTGCCGAATATCAAGATTATATTTATGGCTCGGCAGATGTAGTAGGATTAATGTGTCTCAAAGTTTTTGTAAACGGAGACACAAAAAAGTTTGATGAATTAGAACAAGCTGCCATGCGATTAGGTTCTGCCTTTCAAAAAGTTAATTTTCTTCGTGATTTAAAAGCCGATTTTGAAGACTTAAATCGAAGTTATTTCCCCAATGCCGATTTATCCCGTTTGGATGAATGCTCAAAAAATGCCATTATCAAAGAAATTGAAGCTGATTTTGAAGCCGGTTTTCAGGGTATTGTAAAACTCCCTTTGGAAGCTAAATTTGGTGTCTATACTGCTTATGTGTACTACAAAAAACTTTTATCCAAATTAAAAAAGACACCTTCTATGGAAATAAAAAATACCCGAATCCGAGTTCCTGATTATGAAAAATTTGGTTTATTAGCCAAATGCTATGTTAATTATCGTTTGAATTTAATATAA
- a CDS encoding DUF4252 domain-containing protein, translated as MKLSVLTAALLSLFLLSCNSEPSLQKYFVDNAEKKDFIALDVSSSILNADKAKLTAEQKTALASFDKMNIIAFKSDKNNQALYEEESQKVTHILKGKTYQELMKIGSGKDGASISYIGDENDIDEFVLFAKKKENGFAVVRILGNDMNPNNIINMLSILKSSNIDMEQLKPLQGFVK; from the coding sequence ATGAAACTCTCTGTTTTAACTGCCGCATTGCTCTCTCTCTTTTTGTTAAGTTGCAATAGCGAGCCTTCTCTTCAAAAGTATTTTGTTGATAATGCTGAAAAGAAAGATTTTATTGCTTTAGACGTTTCGTCAAGTATTTTGAATGCTGATAAAGCCAAACTCACCGCCGAACAAAAAACAGCATTAGCATCTTTTGATAAGATGAATATCATTGCTTTCAAATCGGATAAAAACAATCAGGCATTATATGAAGAGGAAAGCCAAAAAGTCACTCATATTTTAAAAGGAAAAACCTATCAGGAGCTAATGAAAATTGGTTCCGGGAAAGACGGAGCTTCCATAAGTTATATAGGTGATGAAAATGATATAGATGAGTTTGTGTTGTTTGCCAAAAAGAAAGAAAACGGTTTTGCTGTGGTTCGTATTTTAGGCAATGATATGAATCCTAATAATATCATCAATATGCTATCCATTTTGAAAAGCTCCAATATTGATATGGAACAATTGAAGCCATTACAAGGATTTGTAAAATAA
- a CDS encoding DUF4252 domain-containing protein, producing MRKLILSIVLVLTANTFFAQSVFDKFDGQEDITAVIVNKKMFALLSKMDVKDKETQQYVNLIKKLDNLKVFVTSNDKKGDEMKSVSDKYIKSSALEELMRVNEKGKSVKIYVKSGATDSQIKELLMFVEGGGKEESVLMSLTGNFDLDELSVLTDKMKLPGGDDLKNASKGSKGSKGSK from the coding sequence ATGAGAAAATTAATTTTAAGTATAGTATTGGTATTAACGGCTAACACTTTTTTTGCTCAATCTGTTTTTGACAAATTTGACGGTCAGGAAGATATAACGGCTGTCATTGTCAATAAAAAAATGTTTGCCTTATTAAGTAAAATGGATGTAAAAGACAAGGAAACCCAACAATATGTCAATCTGATTAAAAAATTGGATAACCTGAAAGTATTTGTTACTTCTAACGATAAAAAAGGAGATGAAATGAAATCGGTATCCGATAAATATATTAAATCATCTGCCCTTGAAGAATTAATGCGCGTTAACGAAAAAGGGAAAAGCGTAAAAATTTATGTAAAATCAGGTGCTACTGATTCGCAAATTAAAGAACTTTTAATGTTTGTTGAAGGTGGAGGTAAAGAAGAATCAGTATTAATGTCATTAACCGGAAACTTTGATTTGGATGAGCTTTCAGTGTTGACAGATAAAATGAAATTGCCTGGAGGCGATGATTTAAAAAATGCTTCAAAAGGTTCAAAAGGGTCTAAAGGTTCTAAATAA
- a CDS encoding RNA polymerase sigma factor gives MNQKEFMQLVNPFKDKLFRMAKRLLVSTEEAEDATQEVLVKLWNKNETLDEYKSIEAVAMTMTKNYCLDQLKSKRASNMKIVHNNFTDREASLQQKVEDKDTWDWVAKIMNDLPEQQKLIVQMRDIEEMEFEEISKILEMNESAIRTALSRARKTIRETMIKTHHYGIG, from the coding sequence ATGAATCAAAAAGAGTTTATGCAATTGGTCAATCCGTTTAAGGATAAACTTTTCCGAATGGCAAAGCGATTACTCGTGAGCACGGAAGAGGCCGAAGATGCTACTCAAGAAGTTTTGGTAAAGTTGTGGAATAAGAACGAAACATTGGATGAATATAAAAGTATTGAAGCAGTAGCGATGACAATGACCAAGAATTATTGTTTGGATCAACTGAAATCAAAACGAGCGAGTAACATGAAAATTGTTCACAATAATTTCACCGATAGAGAAGCCAGCTTACAACAAAAAGTAGAAGACAAAGACACTTGGGATTGGGTAGCCAAAATAATGAATGATTTACCTGAGCAACAAAAACTGATTGTTCAAATGCGTGATATTGAAGAAATGGAGTTTGAAGAAATCAGCAAGATTTTAGAAATGAATGAGTCGGCAATTCGCACGGCACTTTCAAGAGCAAGAAAAACTATAAGAGAAACCATGATAAAAACACATCATTATGGCATTGGATAG
- a CDS encoding phytoene desaturase family protein: protein MKKQIKIIGSGFSSLAAACYLAQQGHEVTIYEKNATIGGRARQLKKDGFTFDIGPTWYWMPDVFERFFADFGKKPSDYYELIKLSPAYQVYFGINDFVTIADNLPEIIIAFETIEKGSGQKLAAFMKEAQGNYDIAIKDLVYRPGVSPLELVTLETAKKVNQFFGNISKDIRKRFTNSKLIQILEFPVLFLGAKPSDTPSFYSFMNFADFGLGTWHPKNGMYSVILAMEKLAKELGVTIITEANIEKINVDNGIVTSLTVNGETIKGDIIVSGADYHHSESLLDEKYRGYKERYWENRTFAPSSLLFYVGFDKKIEHVEHHTLFFDVDFDEHAKAIYDNPEWPDEPLFYASFPSKTDKNSAPDGKEAGIFLIPLAPGLEDIPEVREEYFEKIITRFEKLTQQSVRESIIFKESFCVNDFIKEYNSYKGNAYGLANTLLQTAFLRPKLKSKKVSNLYFTGQLTVPGPGVPPALISGKLVAELIAKNL, encoded by the coding sequence ATGAAAAAACAAATCAAAATAATAGGTTCCGGATTTTCTTCATTAGCTGCTGCTTGCTATCTGGCACAACAAGGGCATGAAGTCACTATTTATGAAAAAAATGCTACCATAGGCGGAAGAGCACGTCAGCTCAAAAAAGACGGTTTTACTTTTGACATTGGTCCAACGTGGTATTGGATGCCCGATGTTTTTGAACGCTTCTTCGCTGATTTTGGTAAAAAACCATCCGATTATTATGAACTTATAAAACTGTCGCCTGCTTATCAGGTTTATTTTGGCATCAATGATTTTGTAACCATAGCCGATAACCTTCCCGAAATCATTATTGCTTTTGAAACCATTGAAAAAGGAAGTGGTCAAAAACTGGCTGCTTTTATGAAAGAAGCTCAAGGTAACTATGATATTGCCATCAAAGATTTGGTTTATCGCCCGGGAGTTTCCCCTTTAGAATTAGTCACTTTGGAAACCGCTAAAAAAGTAAATCAATTTTTTGGCAACATCTCCAAAGACATTCGCAAACGCTTTACCAATAGCAAACTAATCCAAATCCTGGAATTCCCCGTACTTTTCTTGGGAGCTAAACCTTCGGATACACCTTCCTTTTATAGCTTTATGAATTTTGCAGATTTTGGTTTAGGGACTTGGCATCCAAAAAACGGTATGTATAGTGTTATTTTGGCCATGGAAAAATTAGCCAAAGAACTTGGTGTGACTATAATTACCGAGGCCAATATCGAAAAAATTAATGTTGACAATGGCATAGTTACCAGTCTTACTGTGAATGGAGAAACTATAAAAGGTGATATCATTGTAAGCGGTGCCGATTACCATCACAGCGAGAGTTTACTAGACGAAAAGTACCGAGGCTATAAAGAAAGATACTGGGAGAATAGAACATTTGCTCCTTCTTCCCTCCTTTTCTATGTTGGTTTTGACAAAAAAATTGAACATGTAGAACATCATACTTTGTTTTTTGATGTTGATTTTGATGAACATGCCAAAGCCATTTATGATAACCCGGAATGGCCCGACGAACCATTGTTTTACGCCAGTTTTCCATCAAAAACGGATAAAAATTCCGCACCTGATGGTAAAGAGGCTGGAATATTTTTAATACCGTTAGCACCGGGTTTAGAGGACATACCGGAAGTTAGAGAAGAATATTTTGAAAAAATAATTACCCGATTTGAAAAACTGACTCAGCAATCAGTACGAGAATCAATTATCTTTAAAGAATCCTTTTGTGTAAACGATTTTATTAAAGAGTACAATTCATACAAAGGGAATGCCTATGGGTTAGCCAATACCTTGTTGCAAACCGCTTTCTTAAGACCAAAATTGAAAAGTAAAAAAGTTTCTAATCTCTATTTTACCGGACAATTAACTGTTCCCGGACCCGGTGTCCCACCAGCATTAATATCAGGAAAACTAGTAGCTGAACTCATTGCAAAAAATCTATAA
- a CDS encoding S41 family peptidase, protein MKNFVKLLLLLFLLAFPLACEDMDDHPVPSNLQVNDFVWKGMNLYYLWQADVPDLVDTKDDNESQYFDFLDSFASPVDLFNHLRTDNVTDRFSVIYSDYTVLEGTLSGTTLNNGMDFGLKHVNATTDVFGWVRYIIPGSDAATKDIQRGDVFYAIDGIPLTDATYRNLLFGTNEAYVVNLADYSIDSTGFVTITPNGKSITLTKTNLSENPVLLSKVINQGTHNIGYLMYNGFYPSYDTELNAAFGSFVAQNVTDLVLDLRYNSGGAVTSATKLASMITGQFSGQLFAKLKWNAKVEAFSGTSIYNFAGNLNSLNLSKVYVLTSKGTASASELVINCLKPYVNVIQIGDITTGKNVASITLYDSPTFGKANVNPSHKYAMQPIVSKVVNKNDFGEYSLGIEPNTPIVEKISNLGVLGNTDEPLLSAAISKIMANGKLIPQSPILIQRDFTDAKAINPLRTAMYLENK, encoded by the coding sequence ATGAAAAATTTTGTAAAACTGTTGCTACTGTTGTTCTTACTTGCCTTTCCTTTAGCTTGTGAAGATATGGATGACCATCCGGTTCCGTCTAATTTACAAGTAAATGATTTTGTTTGGAAAGGCATGAATTTATATTACCTATGGCAAGCCGATGTCCCGGATTTAGTTGACACCAAAGATGATAATGAATCGCAATACTTTGATTTTTTAGATTCTTTTGCTAGTCCTGTTGATTTATTCAACCATCTTCGTACCGATAATGTTACTGATAGATTCAGTGTTATATATAGCGACTATACTGTACTTGAAGGGACGCTCTCAGGAACTACTCTCAATAACGGAATGGATTTTGGTTTAAAGCATGTTAATGCAACCACCGATGTATTTGGTTGGGTAAGATATATCATTCCCGGCTCAGATGCGGCTACCAAAGATATTCAACGTGGTGATGTTTTTTATGCCATTGACGGAATTCCATTAACAGATGCCACTTATAGGAATCTTCTATTTGGAACTAATGAAGCTTACGTTGTCAACTTAGCCGATTATAGTATTGACAGCACCGGTTTTGTTACCATTACGCCTAACGGAAAATCAATAACCTTAACCAAAACCAACCTTTCTGAGAATCCTGTTCTTCTGAGTAAAGTAATTAATCAAGGGACACACAACATTGGCTACCTGATGTACAATGGTTTTTATCCAAGTTATGACACTGAATTGAATGCTGCATTTGGCAGTTTTGTTGCTCAAAATGTAACCGATTTGGTCTTAGATTTAAGATACAATTCAGGAGGTGCAGTGACAAGTGCTACCAAATTAGCCAGTATGATAACGGGGCAATTCTCCGGACAATTATTTGCTAAACTGAAATGGAATGCCAAAGTAGAAGCTTTTTCTGGAACATCAATCTATAATTTTGCCGGAAATCTAAATAGTTTAAACCTCAGCAAGGTATATGTTTTAACTTCAAAAGGCACCGCTTCAGCCAGCGAACTAGTCATTAACTGTTTAAAACCTTATGTTAATGTAATTCAAATCGGAGATATAACTACCGGCAAAAATGTAGCTTCTATAACGTTATACGACTCTCCGACATTTGGGAAAGCTAATGTAAATCCCAGTCATAAATATGCTATGCAACCCATAGTTTCCAAAGTAGTCAATAAAAATGATTTTGGCGAATATTCTTTAGGCATTGAACCCAATACTCCTATAGTAGAAAAAATAAGTAATCTTGGTGTTTTAGGCAATACTGATGAACCTTTGCTTAGCGCTGCCATCAGTAAAATAATGGCTAACGGCAAACTAATTCCTCAATCACCAATATTAATTCAACGTGATTTTACTGATGCTAAAGCCATCAACCCATTAAGAACAGCAATGTATTTGGAAAATAAATAA